The following are from one region of the Bactrocera oleae isolate idBacOlea1 chromosome 6, idBacOlea1, whole genome shotgun sequence genome:
- the LOC138855704 gene encoding uncharacterized protein, with protein MANNSTLMNTSQITRRGSYHSEVIQLQQPNDVDFLKHALGQINLDASESNFGSSFLNETLSVCALLASVNLEMYMDLFAEHNIELEQFLELKYLDLQLLGIEDSRHRNLIMEIISAFRFE; from the exons ATGGCAAACAATTCAACATTGATGAACACGTCGCAG ATTACACGTCGCGGGAGTTATCACAGTGAAGTGATACAGTTACAGCAGCCAAATGATGTGGACTTTTTAAAACATGCCTTAGGACAAATAAATCTTGATGCCTCAGAGTCTAATTTCGGCAGTAGCTTCCTAAATGAAACACTCAGTGTATGTGCCCTACTAGCAAGTGTTAATTTGGAAATGTATATGGATTTGTTTGCTGAGCATAATATTGAATTAGAACAGTTCTTGGAGTTGAAATATCTGGATTTGCAGTTATTAGGAATAGAAGATAGTAGACACCGTAATCTTATTATGGAAATAATTAGTGCATTTCGATTTGAATAG
- the LOC106616366 gene encoding tetratricopeptide repeat protein 27 — protein MSAEPFNEYHLCNFNEIIKLEDLPTEALRQLWSCKWTTTRLQSILDNWRVNKAKKPSSEAANTLLSQAVELTLVFVQNNFTGPFKQLEEFSNFLQKKSLEEYDSFKRLMENGEEINPNVKLGELLVLAKEILDLLRQFWPNSLYLQWWHMRLIYIQQSVIDELTGNLYEQLKLVAESLLKNVDKLQDKELQALLYLELGNCYLLFHRSQKADDVLEQLCQRFGIVLNVEGLLGVRTKFQQKPLPQLCLKVQHTNRDWPSAEATHGKTNIPKLLLLDDDTRLERIRFIEPKDNEVMTLPSVLQALVLAKVKQLKRSQPKDRLADEELEPYIKTLLYQEHGPLQVRQSALLFNCVQESNQRRTVERSWKQCEGAVKLLDGPIFTLPERLSYAFAGFLQPKWQVQMQLCQLLLSLGMTKTALDIYLQIQAWAEVIQCYTKLELRHKAAEIIRQELEKKPTVLLHCLLGDAIDDHNCYATAWEFSKHTSGRAQAHWGTYYFRKAEYAEAIPHLEKSVEINSLQEKVWLRLGFAAIQLERWELAVHAYITYTHIEPLGFESWNNLAKALVKLGEKIRAHKVLSESLKCNYNNWKVWENFMIVSVDTCNLEDALNAYNRLSELKDRYLDLEVLCVTIGAIVEGKPDAKGQTQERLRKKAITLMAQQCIKHGNEPKVWDLAALLAPTSLNRAQKLVKAVNAYTTKELEWASKQPYALKVIQVCQQACELSLEATKEHAPEETDVMITSQLNSARLAAQAVLRATAKVNEKWPENEEALTVLKAQLESLTTTVKERMNAS, from the exons atgagtgCCGAACCATTCAATGAGTATCATTTGTgcaatttcaatgaaattattaaattagaag ATTTGCCTACAGAAGCTTTGCGTCAGCTTTGGTCTTGTAAATGGACAACGACGCGTTTACAAAGTATTTTAGATAATTGGAGGGTTAATAAAGCAAAGAAGCCAAGTTCAGAAGCAGCGAATACATTACTTAGCCAAGCCGTTGAGCTGACACTCGTGTTCGTGCAAAACAATTTTACAGGACCATTCAAACAACTGGAAGAGTTCagtaattttctacaaaaaaagtcGTTGGAAGAGTACGATTCTTTTAAGCGGCTTATGGAAAATGGCgaagaaataaacccaaatgtCAAACTGGGCGAGTTGTTAGTGTTAGCAAAAGAAATTTTAGATTTATTGCGCCAGTTTTGGCCGAATTCATTG tATCTGCAATGGTGGCATATGCGTTTAATTTACATACAGCAGAGTGTAATCGATGAACTCACCGGCAATTTATATGAACAGCTTAAATTAGTAGCTGAAagtttattgaaaaatgttgaCAAACTGCAGGACAAGGAACTGCAAGCCTTACTTTACTTAGAGTTGGGAAattgttatttactttttcatCGTTCACAAAAAGCAGACGAtgtgcttgaacagttatgcCAACGTTTTGGTATAGTGTTAAATGTGGAAG GATTACTTGGTGTGCGCACGAAGTTTCAGCAGAAACCGTTGCCACAACTCTGTTTAAAAGTGCAACATACCAACAGGGATTGGCCATCGGCGGAGGCCACCCACGGCAAAACGAATATACCAAAGTTACTGCTTTTAGATGACGATACAAGGCTCGAGCGTATACGTTTTATTGAACCGAAAGATAACGAAGTCATGACACTGCCCAGCGTATTGCAGGCTTTGGTGTTAGCAAAAGT taaacAGCTCAAACGTTCGCAGCCAAAAGATCGACTTGCCGACGAAGAACTAGAGCCATATATAAAAACGCTTTTATATCAGGAACATGGACCACTCCAAGTACGCCAATCCGCCTTGCTGTTTAATTGTGTGCAAGAGTCGAACCAGCGGCGCACAGTGGAGCGTAGTTGGAAGCAGTGTGAAGGTGCCGTTAAATTACTTGACGGACCCATATTTACATTACCAGAGCGACTCTCCTACGCATTTGCTGGGTTCCTACAACCTAAATGGCAAGTACAAATGCAGCTATGCCAGTTATTGTTGTCATTGGGTATGACTAAAACGGCATTAGATATTTATCTGCAAATACAAGCATGGGCCGAAGTTATACAATGCTATACCAAGTTGGAACTGCGACATAAGGCCGCCGAAATAATAAGACAAGAGTTGGAAAAGAAACCCACTGTGTTGTTGCATTGCCTGCTCGGCGATGCCATTGATGATCACAACTGTTACGCTACAGCGTGGGAGTTCTCCAAACATACCAGCGGTAGAGCACAAGCACACTGGGGCACATATTATTTCCGTAAAGCAGAATATGCTGAGGCCATACCACATTTAGAAAAGTCCGTAGAGATAAATTCCTTACAAGAAAAAGTATGGCTGCGCTTGGGCTTCGCTGCCATACAACTGGAGCGTTGGGAGCTCGCCGTTCACgcgtatataacatatacacatatcgAGCCATTGGGTTTTGAATCGTGGAATAACCTAGCAAAAGCGCTAGTAAAATTGGGCGAAAAAATTCGCGCACACAAAGTTTTAAGCGAATCGCTGAAATGTAACTACAACAACTGGaag gtTTGGGAAAACTTTATGATTGTCTCCGTGGATACGTGTAATTTAGAAGACGCCCTGAATGCCTATAATCGTCTCAGTGAGTTGAAGGATCGCTATCTAGACTTGGAAGTGCTATGCGTTACAATCGGTGCCATTGTGGAAGGCAAACCTGACGCCAAAGGTCAAACGCAGGAGCGTTTGCGTAAGAAAGCTATCACTTTAATGGCACAACAATGCATTAAGCATGGCAACGAACCGAAAGTATGGGATTTGGCAGCACTACTTGCCCCCACATCGCTGAACAGGGCACAAAAGTTGGTTAAAGCTGTGAATGCGTACACTACCAAGGAGCTGGAGTGGGCGTCGAAGCAACCGTATGCGCTCAAAGTGATACAAGTGTGTCAGCAAGCATGCGAATTGTCATTGGAAGCAACCAAGGAGCATGCGCCAGAAGAAACTGACGTAATGATTACATCGCAACTGAATTCTGCGCGTCTTGCAGCACAGGCAGTGCTACGTGCCACGGCGAAAGTTAATGAGAAGTGGCCGGAAAATGAGGAAGCTTTAACGGTATTGAAAGCGCAACTCGAGTCGCTGACGACGACGGTTAAGGAGCGCATGAATGCAAGCTGA